A single window of Deinococcus sp. KSM4-11 DNA harbors:
- a CDS encoding aldo/keto reductase, translating to MDYRNLQGTDLTVSAVGFGVWTVGTTWWGVKDEQMGKNLLRRAFDLGVTFFDNADTYASGHAEELQREALGDVREKIVIGTKFGYDIYNHPDRPGQQERPHDWSPAHLRRALEGSLTRLGTDYIDYYQLHNPRMDAIQPGSALADDLWAELEKAKGEGLIRAYGTALGPALNERQIEEGVSSVRDRRAPTQIIYNLLEQVLGDPILKVAEQAGVGVVARVPHASGLLEGYMTLDTEFEPGDHRNWRMTTNARRKAWMEDGLKKVEQLDAQFVQGQGRTIGQLAIQFALRSPVMASVLPNIYSAQNLEEYAQTFDAAPLTDTEYDAIQALYAANFGMEHDLRGEVVAQ from the coding sequence ATGGATTACCGCAATTTGCAGGGCACCGACCTGACCGTCAGTGCGGTCGGCTTTGGGGTGTGGACGGTCGGGACGACGTGGTGGGGCGTGAAGGACGAGCAGATGGGCAAGAACCTGCTCCGTCGCGCCTTCGATTTGGGCGTGACCTTCTTCGACAACGCCGATACGTACGCCTCGGGCCACGCCGAGGAACTCCAGCGCGAGGCCCTGGGTGACGTGCGCGAGAAGATCGTGATCGGCACGAAGTTCGGCTACGACATCTACAACCACCCGGATCGGCCCGGACAGCAGGAGCGGCCGCACGACTGGTCGCCCGCCCATCTGCGCCGCGCACTGGAAGGCAGCCTGACGCGTCTGGGCACGGATTACATCGACTACTACCAGTTGCACAACCCGCGCATGGACGCGATCCAGCCCGGTTCCGCGCTGGCCGATGACCTGTGGGCGGAACTGGAAAAGGCAAAGGGTGAGGGCCTGATCCGCGCGTATGGCACCGCGCTGGGACCGGCGTTGAACGAACGTCAGATCGAGGAGGGGGTCAGCAGCGTCCGGGATCGCCGCGCACCGACGCAGATCATCTACAACCTGCTGGAGCAGGTGCTGGGCGACCCGATCCTGAAGGTCGCGGAGCAGGCCGGGGTGGGCGTGGTAGCCCGCGTGCCGCACGCCTCCGGACTGCTGGAGGGCTACATGACGCTGGACACCGAGTTCGAGCCGGGGGATCACCGCAACTGGCGGATGACCACCAATGCGCGGCGCAAGGCGTGGATGGAGGACGGCCTGAAGAAGGTCGAGCAGTTGGACGCCCAGTTCGTGCAGGGCCAGGGCCGGACCATCGGGCAGCTCGCGATCCAGTTCGCGCTGCGCTCCCCGGTCATGGCGAGCGTGCTCCCGAACATCTACTCCGCGCAGAACCTGGAGGAGTATGCGCAGACCTTCGACGCCGCCCCTCTGACGGACACGGAGTACGACGCCATCCAGGCGCTGTACGCCGCGAATTTCGGCATGGAGCACGACCTGCGCGGCGAGGTGGTGGCACAGTGA
- a CDS encoding GNAT family N-acetyltransferase: MTDLKIEPLTSSALDALTDLLVETVAHGGSVSFMHPLPPAEARAFWQGSLDAATRGGRVLYGAWDGDTLVSTVTLLLEFPPNQPHRAEIAKMMTRTAYRGRGAATALLREAEAEAIRRGRTLLVLDTSVDGGAATLYGRAGYTLVGEIPDFALTPDGRLNGTLIYYKRLPR; this comes from the coding sequence ATGACCGACCTGAAGATCGAACCGCTCACCTCCAGCGCCCTGGACGCGCTCACGGATCTGCTCGTCGAGACGGTCGCGCACGGCGGCTCCGTCAGCTTCATGCACCCCCTTCCGCCCGCCGAGGCCCGCGCGTTCTGGCAGGGCTCGCTGGACGCCGCCACGCGGGGTGGCCGAGTCCTGTACGGCGCGTGGGACGGCGACACGCTGGTCAGCACCGTCACCCTGCTCCTCGAGTTCCCCCCTAACCAGCCGCACCGGGCCGAGATTGCCAAGATGATGACCCGCACGGCCTACCGGGGCCGAGGCGCCGCCACCGCCCTGTTGCGCGAGGCCGAGGCCGAGGCCATCCGCCGGGGCCGCACCCTGCTCGTGCTGGACACCTCCGTGGACGGCGGGGCCGCGACACTGTACGGGCGCGCAGGCTACACCCTGGTCGGCGAGATCCCCGACTTCGCGCTCACTCCGGACGGTCGCCTGAACGGCACGCTGATCTACTACAAGCGGCTCCCACGCTGA
- a CDS encoding DUF4097 family beta strand repeat-containing protein: MTVSPPPRPLPPVLGRMAAGLLIAGVGALVAWPGLSFSPTPGMAALSTPLSLLLDGPQPHDLPDSASVHLRGDRVDMRVSALDAGSPWLLRGTALHRGRNPVTLDSERTGTQLNATLSLRVQNIDRGGVVVSGPEPLQHRVTLGLSRQLPLSLSAQTGSGDQLFDLTPLRVRALSLRTGSGAQEVTLPGRSAGPLSLVSASGDITVLAPEGASPEALRANTQSGDLSLNLAGARTLALGAGALSGDVRLTLPQSFARGTITTSSGDVTVTAPASLGAGNLDIRTQSGDVTLRVPPALLVRVRFTDRDTVILPPGTPTATAPQLDVFIDTGNGTVHLQRPDGIDLPLPEAAAIPTPAARSVPAPSTDSSATSAPASPSEETP; encoded by the coding sequence ATGACCGTCAGCCCGCCCCCCAGGCCGCTGCCGCCCGTGCTCGGACGCATGGCCGCCGGACTGCTGATCGCCGGGGTGGGCGCGCTGGTCGCGTGGCCGGGCCTGAGTTTCAGTCCCACGCCGGGCATGGCCGCCCTGAGCACTCCGCTCAGCCTGCTGCTGGACGGCCCGCAGCCGCATGACCTGCCAGACTCGGCCAGCGTGCACCTGCGTGGCGACCGGGTGGACATGCGGGTCAGTGCGCTGGACGCCGGCAGTCCCTGGCTGCTGCGCGGCACGGCCCTGCACCGGGGCCGCAACCCGGTCACGCTGGACAGCGAACGGACGGGCACGCAACTGAACGCCACGCTCTCGCTGCGGGTGCAGAACATCGACCGGGGAGGCGTGGTCGTGAGCGGCCCGGAACCGCTGCAACACCGCGTGACCCTGGGCCTGTCGCGGCAGTTGCCCCTGTCCCTGTCGGCCCAGACCGGCAGCGGCGATCAGCTGTTCGACCTCACGCCGCTGCGGGTGCGGGCCCTGAGCCTGCGCACGGGCAGCGGCGCCCAGGAGGTCACCCTGCCGGGCCGCTCTGCCGGGCCGCTCTCGCTGGTGAGCGCCAGCGGTGACATCACGGTGCTCGCCCCGGAAGGCGCCAGCCCGGAGGCGCTGCGGGCCAACACGCAGAGCGGCGACCTGAGCCTGAACCTCGCGGGCGCACGCACCCTTGCGCTGGGGGCGGGCGCGCTGAGCGGGGACGTGCGCCTGACCCTGCCACAGTCCTTCGCGCGCGGCACCATCACCACATCCAGCGGAGACGTGACCGTCACGGCCCCCGCGTCACTGGGCGCAGGAAATCTCGACATCCGCACGCAGAGCGGCGACGTGACCTTGCGGGTGCCGCCCGCCCTGCTCGTCCGGGTGCGCTTCACGGACCGCGATACCGTGATCCTGCCGCCCGGCACCCCGACCGCCACCGCCCCGCAGCTGGACGTGTTCATCGACACGGGGAACGGGACGGTGCACCTTCAGCGGCCCGACGGCATCGACCTGCCGCTGCCCGAAGCGGCCGCGATCCCCACTCCGGCGGCGCGCTCGGTTCCAGCTCCCTCCACCGATTCCAGTGCCACGTCCGCTCCGGCATCCCCCTCCGAGGAGACCCCATGA
- a CDS encoding response regulator transcription factor has translation MTTPTASAPPVRVLLVDDHAVVRQGLRLFLGLDPRIEVVGEASNGEEALQEADALIPDVIVMDLMMPVMDGIAATRALRHRLPDTEIIALTSTLEEHKVNGAIEAGAISYMLKDASSDTLADAIHAAARGEVRLHPEAAKRLIRDFRGGEMRETLTPKETIVLQLIAHGFSNRDIATDQGVSEATVKTHVSRLLGKLGLESRTQAALYALKYGIASLDGVDL, from the coding sequence ATGACCACCCCCACTGCCAGTGCCCCTCCCGTTCGCGTCCTGCTCGTCGATGACCACGCGGTGGTGCGCCAGGGGCTCCGCCTGTTCCTGGGCCTCGATCCGCGCATCGAGGTGGTCGGTGAGGCCTCCAACGGGGAGGAGGCCCTACAGGAGGCCGACGCCCTGATCCCGGACGTGATCGTGATGGATCTGATGATGCCGGTCATGGACGGCATCGCCGCTACCCGCGCGCTGCGCCACCGCCTGCCGGACACCGAGATCATCGCCCTGACCAGCACCTTGGAGGAGCACAAGGTGAACGGCGCGATCGAGGCGGGCGCGATCAGCTACATGCTCAAGGACGCCAGTTCCGACACGCTGGCCGACGCCATCCACGCGGCCGCGCGGGGCGAGGTGCGCCTGCACCCCGAGGCGGCCAAGCGCCTCATCCGGGATTTCCGGGGCGGCGAGATGCGCGAGACCCTGACGCCCAAGGAGACCATCGTGCTGCAACTCATCGCGCACGGCTTCTCGAACCGCGATATCGCCACCGACCAGGGCGTGTCCGAGGCGACGGTCAAGACGCACGTGAGCCGTCTGCTGGGCAAGCTGGGGCTGGAGAGCCGCACGCAGGCCGCGCTGTATGCCCTGAAATACGGCATAGCCAGCCTGGACGGCGTGGATCTGTAA
- a CDS encoding chlorite dismutase family protein, translating into MMVDLDPSGQVTQKEADRSTRQFLNYAFFKLDPAFRRLPQAERDDLKAEFLAAANGWVSDAPAEKGLILRPYSLVGVRSDVDFMLWRIAFDVRDFQDAQARLNRTRLMGYLSQPFNFVSMNKRSQYVNRVEGSGHGLEVLPGQGQFLFIYPFIKTRPWYDLTPHSRQGMMDEHIYASTPFKGVRINTSYSYGIDDQEFVVSFDSDYPQEFVDLVHRLRYTEASMYTLRDTPMFTCVKKDLAATLDDLG; encoded by the coding sequence ATGATGGTCGACCTCGATCCCAGCGGGCAGGTCACGCAGAAGGAAGCCGACCGCTCCACGCGGCAGTTCCTGAATTACGCCTTCTTTAAGCTCGATCCGGCGTTCCGGCGGCTGCCCCAGGCCGAACGGGACGACCTCAAGGCCGAGTTCCTGGCGGCCGCGAACGGCTGGGTCTCGGACGCGCCGGCCGAGAAGGGCCTAATCCTGCGGCCCTACTCGCTGGTGGGCGTGCGCAGCGACGTGGACTTCATGCTGTGGCGTATCGCCTTCGACGTGCGCGACTTCCAGGACGCGCAGGCGCGGCTGAACCGCACGCGGCTGATGGGGTACCTGAGCCAGCCCTTCAACTTCGTCTCGATGAACAAACGCAGCCAGTACGTGAACCGCGTCGAGGGCAGCGGGCACGGTCTGGAGGTGCTGCCGGGGCAGGGGCAGTTCCTGTTCATCTATCCGTTCATCAAGACCCGGCCGTGGTACGACCTGACGCCGCACTCGCGCCAGGGCATGATGGACGAGCACATCTATGCGTCGACCCCGTTCAAGGGCGTGCGGATCAACACCAGTTACTCGTACGGCATTGACGATCAGGAGTTCGTGGTCAGCTTCGACAGCGATTACCCGCAGGAGTTCGTTGATTTGGTGCACCGCCTGCGCTACACCGAGGCGAGCATGTACACCCTGCGCGATACGCCGATGTTCACCTGCGTGAAAAAAGACCTGGCCGCCACGCTGGACGACCTGGGCTGA
- a CDS encoding XRE family transcriptional regulator, which yields MTTIVDEAAAQLAQRLRLERDVRGWSLADLAERSGVARATISKIERGEMSPTAALLVRLAGAFDLTLAGLLLRAEAGEGRLTRAADQPVWRDPATGYTRTQVFMRPDHPVEVVQVVMPPGQRADLPASSYARIRQVVWILTGSLVITEGSERHELGAGDSLGFGPPADVTFANETDSPCTYAVVLARS from the coding sequence ATGACCACCATAGTGGATGAAGCGGCGGCCCAACTTGCCCAACGCCTGCGCTTGGAACGGGACGTGCGGGGCTGGTCGCTGGCCGACCTCGCCGAGCGATCTGGCGTGGCGAGGGCCACCATCAGCAAGATTGAGCGTGGCGAGATGAGCCCCACCGCCGCGCTGCTCGTGCGGCTGGCCGGTGCCTTCGACCTGACGCTGGCGGGCCTGCTCCTGCGGGCCGAGGCGGGCGAGGGCCGACTGACGCGCGCCGCCGACCAGCCGGTGTGGCGGGATCCCGCCACCGGGTACACGCGCACGCAGGTGTTCATGCGCCCGGATCACCCGGTCGAGGTCGTGCAGGTCGTGATGCCGCCCGGCCAGCGCGCCGACCTGCCGGCGTCCTCGTACGCGCGGATCCGGCAGGTCGTGTGGATCCTGACCGGCTCGCTGGTCATCACCGAGGGCAGTGAGCGCCATGAACTCGGCGCTGGCGACAGCCTGGGCTTCGGCCCGCCCGCCGACGTCACCTTCGCCAACGAAACGGACTCGCCCTGCACCTACGCCGTCGTCCTCGCCCGGAGCTGA